The proteins below are encoded in one region of Sphaerodactylus townsendi isolate TG3544 linkage group LG06, MPM_Stown_v2.3, whole genome shotgun sequence:
- the YEATS4 gene encoding YEATS domain-containing protein 4, producing the protein MFKRMAEFGPDSGGRVKGVTIVKPIVYGNVARYFGKKREEDGHTHQWTVYVKPYRNEDMSAYVKKIQFKLHESYGNPLRVVTKPPYEITETGWGEFEIIIKIFFIDPNERPVTLYHLLKLFQSDTNAILGKKTVVSEFYDEMIFQDPTAMMQQLLTTSRQLTLGAYKHETEFANVEVKTREKLEAAKKKTSFEIAELKERLKASRETINCLKNEIRKLEDDDQSKEI; encoded by the exons ATGTTCAAGAGAATGGCTGAGTTCGGGCCTGACTCTGGAGGGAGAGTAAAG GGTGTTACTATTGTGAAGCCCATAGTTTATGGGAATGTTGCACGCTATTTTGGGAAGAAACGCGAAGAGGATGGACACACACATCAGTGGACCGTGTATGTTAAACCCTATAGAAATGAG GATATGTCTGCCTATGTAAAGAAAATTCAGTTTAAGTTACATGAAAGCTATGGTAATCCATTAAGAG TGGTAACTAAACCACCATATGAAATCACTGAAACCGGATGGGGTGAATTTGAAAttatcattaaaatattttttattgatcCTAATGAGAGACCT GTGACTCTGTACCATTTGTTGAAGTTGTTTCAGTCTGATACTAATGCAATCCTGGGGAAGAAAACTGTAGTTTCTGAATTCTATGATGAGATG ATTTTTCAGGATCCTACTGCAATGATGCAGCAACTCTTGACTACATCTCGTCAATTGACACTTGGTGCATATAAGCATGAAACAGAAT TTGCCAATGTAGAAGTAAAAACTCGGGAGAAGCTAGAAGctgccaaaaagaaaaccagtttTGAGATTGCTGAACTTAAAGAAAGATTAAAAGCAAGTCGTGAAACTATAAACTGCTTGAAAAATGAAATCAGGAAACTAGAAGATGATGATCAGTCCAAAGAGATATGA